The genomic segment AGGGACTTATGCCTCAAACTATTGAGCATATTGAGATTTTATCACTTTTGGGAATAAAAAATCTTATTTTAGTAATTACAAAAAAAGATTTAGTAGATGAACAAACACTAAAAGAACAAGAGTCAAAAATTGTAGAGTTTTTAGATGAATTTGAATTTAATATCAAATTTATAAAAGCTGTATCAATTTATGATGAAAAATCTATTGAAGATTTAAAAAATAGCCTATTTACAATCTCAAATAGTACAAAAACTCCTGAGAACTTTTTTAGATTTTATGTTGATAGAGTTTTTAGTGTAAAAGGTAGTGGAACAGTTGTAACAGGGACAGTTTTAGGTAAAAAAATTGAGCTTGAAGAGAAAGTTTTTATTCCTCATTTGCAAAAAGAGACAAAAATAAAAAATATTCAAGTACATAATCAAAATGCAATAGAAGCAAATATATCTTCAAGAGCTGCACTAAATCTATCTTCAGTTGATATAAACTCTTTACAAAGAGGAGATATTATTACAAAAAAAGGTTTTTTAAGAGGTTTTGATACTGTTGACATCTCTTTTAAGTGTTTAAAAAATAAAAAACTAAATCACAATCAAACATATACTTTGTTTATTGGAGCTAAAAAAATAGATGCAAAAGTTTTACTTTTTGACTCTTTAACATCACTAGAAGATGGTTTTGCAATATTAAAAATGAATGAAAAAATATTTACTGTTTTTGGTGAAAAAGTTATTTTAAGAAGTGCAAATGATACTATTTGTGGTGGAGTTATTTTAAATCCTATTTATGATCCAATGAATAAAAATCAAAAAAGAGAGCTTCTTAAAAATCTTTATAAAAGAGATTTTAAAAATGGTTTTAAAATACTTTTAGAAGCTCACAAAAGAGGTTTAGGAGTTGTATCTTCAACTCAAAGATTTGCTCTAAGTCATGAAGAGTCTTTAGAGTTTGCGAATACTCTTGAAGATGTTTTTGTGGATAAAAAAGAGTTAGTTATTTATCCAATAAAAACAAAAGATGAAATAGTTGAATTTATAAAAAATATCTATACAAAAAACTCTTATGCCCTACTTTCAAGCTCATCTATAAATTTAAGAGTTCCTTGGGCTAGTATTGAGTTTATCAATAGTGCTTTAGATGATTTAGTACAAAATAGTTTTTTAGTAAAAGAGGGACAACTTTATAAAAATGCAAATATCAAAGAAGATATTACAAAAGAGCTTGAAAATATATTTTTAAATAGATTAAAAATAGAAGATATAACTCCAACAGCTCCATACAATATTTATGATGATTTAGATATAGATAGAAAACTTGGAGATGATATTTTAAAATCACTTACTGCAAAAAAAGATGTAATAAGACTTCAACACAATCTTTTTATTCATAGCCAAAGTTTAAATAAGATTATAAAATCAATGAGAGAGATTATAAAACAAGATGGTTTTATAGAGATTTTTAACTTTAAACAAAGATTTGATTTAAGTAGAAAATATCTTGTTTGCTATTTAGATTATTTAGATAATTTTAGCGATATCAAAAAAGTTGAAAATAGAAGAGTTTTTTTATAATAAATAAATTATTAATCTAGAGTTTTTATAAAGCCAGAAGGCTTTATAAAAACTTATTAAGGCTGTTTGAAAATAGAAATATCTTTGGCTTTTTTTGTATATTTTTCAATATTTACCAAAGCAGTATTTGAGCTATTTCCATTTGCTAGTTTTGAAGTTGGTATATCTTTTGTAAGAACATTAACATTTCCATTTAAACAAATTGTTCCTAGTTTTCCTCTTTCAAGAGGATCGTACCAAGCACCTTCATCAACTCTTACAACACCCCTTCTAATATCATCTGTAATAACAGCTCCAGCTAATATTTCACCTCGTTTATTGTAAACTCTTACAATATCTCCATTTTTTATACCCTTAGCCTTTGCATCTTTTGTGTGTATAAAAATTGGTTCTCTATTTGAAACTGCATACTTATCTCTTAAGCTTGTGTTGTTTAATTGAGAATGTAGTCTATGATTTGGATGAGAAGTAATTAAAGCAAACTCTGCATCTTTATTCTTCATTCCCAACCACTCATCCGGTTCAAACCAAGATGGATGAGCTTTACAATCATCATAATTCATAGATTCTATTTTTTTTGAATATATTTCAATTTTACCAGAAGGTGTTCCTAAAGGTTCTAATATTGGATCTTCTCTAAAATCAGAATATCTTACAAATTCACTATTTTCTTGAGAAACTTCAAAAGTTATAGGTTTATTTTCTTTCCAAAAATCTTCAAAATTAGGAATTTTTGTCCCTGCTTTTTCCATTTGACTATAAGCTTGATTATAAAATCCTTTTATCCATTCAAATACTGTTTTATTTTGTGAATACTCTTCAAAAACTCCGAACTCTTTTGCTAAATCACAAAATATTTCATAATCATCTTTTGCTTCATTTTGCTTTTCTACTGCTTGTTTCATTGGAACAATATTTAAATTTGAGTAATCCCCAGTCATTGTAATATCATCTCTTTCATAACTTGTAGTTACTGGCATTACAATATCAGCCATTCTAGCTGTTGGAGTCCAAAAAATTTCATTTACAACAATAGTTTTTGGTTTTCTAAAAGCTTTTACTAAATTATTTGTATCTTGATGGTGAACCAATGGATTTCCACCTACCCAATAAATAAAATCAATATCAGGATAAGTTACTTTACTTCCGTTATGATCTATTACCTTACCAGGATTTAATAAAGCATCGGCAATTCTAGCAACAGGAAAAGAGAATTTTGCAGTTTTTTCAAGCCAAGAAGAACCACCTGTATTTTGTGTAGAACTAATAGTTGAAGTTATTCCACCTATCTTTCCACCTTTTGTAGTTGGCGCACCACCATTTGAATAATGATAAGAGAATCCAAAACCACCACCAGGAAGACCAATTTGACCTAACATTGAAGCTAAAGTTACTATCATCCAGTGAGTTTGTTCTCCATATTGAGCCCTTTGTATTCCCCAACCAGCCATAATCATTGTTCTATTTTCATACATTAAAAGTGCTAACTCTTTTATAGTTTGTTCATCTATTCCACAAATTTTTGAAGCCCATTTAGTATTTTTTACAATATTATCTTCTTTTCCTAGAATATAATCTCTAAATTTATCAAATCCATCTGTATATTCATCTAAAAAGTTTTTATCATAGTTATTTGTCTCTAATAAATGATATGCCATACCAATCATAAATGCTACGTCTGTTCCTGGAATTATTGGTACCCATTTTGCATTTAAATATGTACAAGTTTCATTTTTTTCAGGATCTATACATATGATTTTTTTATTTAATTTTTTAAGTTCTTGAAGATATTTAAATCCCTGCTCATCTGTTGAAGTCCAAGAGATTTTTAAAGTACGCATTAAGTTAGCACCCCAAATTACTATAACTTTTGAATTTTCTAAAACAATAGGCCATGAAGTTTGTTGTTCATAAACTTCAATTGTACCTAATACATGAGGCATAATAACTTGTGCAGCACCAGTTGAATAATCACCCAAAGAACCTGTAAATCCACCAATACTATTCATAAATCTATGTAATAAAACTCTTGAGTTATGCATATTTCCACTACTTTTCCAACCATAACTTCCAGCGAAAATACCTTCAGCACCTCTTTCATTTTTTGTTTTTTTAAGCTCAGTTGATATTAATTTAATAGCTTCTTCATAAGATACTTTTACCCACTCATCTTTTCCTCTTAATTCTCGTTTTGAATTATTTGGATTTTCTAAATAAGATTTTCTAACCATTGGATACTTTATTCTATCTTTGGCATAAACTAAATCTTGTGTGTAGTACTGTAAAGAGTTATAAATATCAGATGTTTTTTGATATGGCTCTGATTTTATAATTTTTCCATCTTTTAATGTAAGTTTCAACATACCCCAGTGAGCAGCCGTTAAAATTTCTCCATCTTTTAATAAAGTTGTAGAAAAGTTTGATACTGTAGAAGCTAAAAGATTTGATCTGCTTGATACAACATCAACAAAAGGAACAGCAGCAAATAAAAGTGCTACTTTAAAAAAATTTCTTCTTTTTTTATCTATATTTTTCATATTTTACTCCATATCTTTTGCATGTTTTTGTAAGTATTGAACAACCAAATAGTTCTCTTCTTTTGTAATGGCAGTTCTACTAAGCATTGACTTCATAACACTTGGCCAAAGATTTGCTGTAAACTCTTTCTTATCATGAGCACTATGGCAAATTCCACAATTATTTTTATATAATTCATCTGCTTTTGTATATAAAGAGTTTAAATCTTTTGTAAGATTATCTTTATCAACAAACGCTATTATTTCTAATTTTTTAAAGTTTCCAAAATCTTTAACTTCAATTTTTTTCGAAGAAACTACATCAAAATTACTATTTTTTGATAAGCCAGCAACTAAGATTCTATTTGAGTAAGTATAATATAAAGCAAACTCCTCTTTATCTTTAGCAAAACCTGTAATTTTAACTTTATACCTACCATCAATTTC from the Aliarcobacter cryaerophilus ATCC 43158 genome contains:
- a CDS encoding molybdopterin guanine dinucleotide-containing S/N-oxide reductase: MKNIDKKRRNFFKVALLFAAVPFVDVVSSRSNLLASTVSNFSTTLLKDGEILTAAHWGMLKLTLKDGKIIKSEPYQKTSDIYNSLQYYTQDLVYAKDRIKYPMVRKSYLENPNNSKRELRGKDEWVKVSYEEAIKLISTELKKTKNERGAEGIFAGSYGWKSSGNMHNSRVLLHRFMNSIGGFTGSLGDYSTGAAQVIMPHVLGTIEVYEQQTSWPIVLENSKVIVIWGANLMRTLKISWTSTDEQGFKYLQELKKLNKKIICIDPEKNETCTYLNAKWVPIIPGTDVAFMIGMAYHLLETNNYDKNFLDEYTDGFDKFRDYILGKEDNIVKNTKWASKICGIDEQTIKELALLMYENRTMIMAGWGIQRAQYGEQTHWMIVTLASMLGQIGLPGGGFGFSYHYSNGGAPTTKGGKIGGITSTISSTQNTGGSSWLEKTAKFSFPVARIADALLNPGKVIDHNGSKVTYPDIDFIYWVGGNPLVHHQDTNNLVKAFRKPKTIVVNEIFWTPTARMADIVMPVTTSYERDDITMTGDYSNLNIVPMKQAVEKQNEAKDDYEIFCDLAKEFGVFEEYSQNKTVFEWIKGFYNQAYSQMEKAGTKIPNFEDFWKENKPITFEVSQENSEFVRYSDFREDPILEPLGTPSGKIEIYSKKIESMNYDDCKAHPSWFEPDEWLGMKNKDAEFALITSHPNHRLHSQLNNTSLRDKYAVSNREPIFIHTKDAKAKGIKNGDIVRVYNKRGEILAGAVITDDIRRGVVRVDEGAWYDPLERGKLGTICLNGNVNVLTKDIPTSKLANGNSSNTALVNIEKYTKKAKDISIFKQP
- a CDS encoding cytochrome C, which encodes MNKYVIFALVFITTSLFSSDDWYVSSVKNLYENSKSSDIKGRLLPTSKIEVLDEIDGRYKVKITGFAKDKEEFALYYTYSNRILVAGLSKNSNFDVVSSKKIEVKDFGNFKKLEIIAFVDKDNLTKDLNSLYTKADELYKNNCGICHSAHDKKEFTANLWPSVMKSMLSRTAITKEENYLVVQYLQKHAKDME
- the selB gene encoding selenocysteine-specific translation elongation factor, which codes for MSNIIIGTAGHIDHGKTALIRSLNGFEGDNTNEEKQRGITIDLSFSNLTRAERNIAFIDVPGHEKLIKNMIAGAFGFDYVMLVVSAKEGLMPQTIEHIEILSLLGIKNLILVITKKDLVDEQTLKEQESKIVEFLDEFEFNIKFIKAVSIYDEKSIEDLKNSLFTISNSTKTPENFFRFYVDRVFSVKGSGTVVTGTVLGKKIELEEKVFIPHLQKETKIKNIQVHNQNAIEANISSRAALNLSSVDINSLQRGDIITKKGFLRGFDTVDISFKCLKNKKLNHNQTYTLFIGAKKIDAKVLLFDSLTSLEDGFAILKMNEKIFTVFGEKVILRSANDTICGGVILNPIYDPMNKNQKRELLKNLYKRDFKNGFKILLEAHKRGLGVVSSTQRFALSHEESLEFANTLEDVFVDKKELVIYPIKTKDEIVEFIKNIYTKNSYALLSSSSINLRVPWASIEFINSALDDLVQNSFLVKEGQLYKNANIKEDITKELENIFLNRLKIEDITPTAPYNIYDDLDIDRKLGDDILKSLTAKKDVIRLQHNLFIHSQSLNKIIKSMREIIKQDGFIEIFNFKQRFDLSRKYLVCYLDYLDNFSDIKKVENRRVFL